The region GCGGCGGCTCCGGCTGGGGTGGAACCTCCGGCAAGGGTCACAAAGGTCAGAACGCCCGCTCCGGCGGCGGTGTTCCCGCCTGGTTTGAAGGTGGTCAGATGCCTCTGGCTCGTCGTCTGCCTAAGCGCGGTTTCAAGAATCCTTTCCGCGAAGAGTACGTAGCTCTCAACGTAGGTCAGATTCTTGGTGCCTTCGAAGGCAAAACTGAAATCTCCCTTGAGGACATGTACGAAAGAGGTCTTTGCAAAAAAGGTGCTCTCGTAAAAGTTCTCGGCATGGGCGAAGTAAGTGCTGCTGTTACCATCGAAGCACACCGCTTCAGCGCATCTGCGACTGAAAAGATCACAAAGGCAGGTGGTACTGCCAAAGCCCTGGAAGGATAAAACGTGGCATTGTCTGGAGTTGATAATCTTTCCCGACTGCCGGAACTGAAGAAAAAGCTCCTTTGGACTTTTCTTCTTCTGGCTGTCTACCGGATCGGG is a window of Desulfovibrio sp. JC010 DNA encoding:
- the rplO gene encoding 50S ribosomal protein L15 — translated: MRLHEIYPFQEERKNRKRVGRGGGSGWGGTSGKGHKGQNARSGGGVPAWFEGGQMPLARRLPKRGFKNPFREEYVALNVGQILGAFEGKTEISLEDMYERGLCKKGALVKVLGMGEVSAAVTIEAHRFSASATEKITKAGGTAKALEG